The Pecten maximus chromosome 12, xPecMax1.1, whole genome shotgun sequence genome includes a region encoding these proteins:
- the LOC117339114 gene encoding alanine--tRNA ligase, cytoplasmic-like produces MWAQSSSGGQKICRRCLRFIRSTQRYISHQETWTSPKIRKAFVDFFKENYDHQIIPSSSIIPVKDGGTYFTNAGMNQFKPIFLESVDPNSKMAHYKRVTNHQKCIRVGGKHNDLETVGKDLYHHTFFEMLGSWSFGDYFKEEACAMALELLTKVYGLPVSRLYFTYFSGDAKLGLHPDLETKNIWQSLGIPQKRVLPFYMEDNFWDMGKTGPCGPCTEIHYDHTGDGTGVHLVNRGSPQVVEIWNLVFMQYNRCEDSTLTNLQRHHVDTGMGLERIAAVLQNTESNYNTDLFYPIFDAIAKETKMQPYQGLVGEQDKGGIDTAYRIVADHIRMSSISISDNLLPNRAGLGLTLRYVMSQCFHQAYQVLGMPHGSVSGLVDVVVDSLGEAYPELQKNHSKIRNITKDTEKWYTSLVSSSEKAFSRFVKKTSSKRDHNNLSVEDMMNLHKGKYGSKVPLTIMQEIAVKQGYSLDDVAFQEAIIQEQELDHNSEKKDTLKLNRSMIESLQQRGIPCTDDSFKYSYSSNGGKYAFLDDLKCSVLGLVDGEGFVDEIGADVQCGVIVDKSMFYSEAGGQTADIGYIKTEHGSFKVEDVQSFDGYVLHIGRVENGNLSLGETVSQMIDQKHRLGCMRNHTATHLLLAALRKIMDTNIEQAGSSIYPDSFSFDFTTPVKMESDHVTQVEDVVKESIHRNEPVERKMYPRDVAMEMENIVPLRDEVYPSDVYVLSIGNSGSENLRSTELCGGTHVSSTGDIGDFYITSVIRANQATKRIYAVTGQHTQQVYETGKRALELLQKVKSEINDKDKIKDLNECVQELNDMFGLVMPKVMRDQVYPELPQLSRHLSGLESERLTANAQQVITKVIEAQQHSSFVLCRSDLRKEKQGIKLLLRQADVDKPLCLVSDLQDSIFIAVTGPRTCSREMKDVVDKVMKTYSCGTMFAQSKKDRQLYSTDLKKHLMTAEEADVEKVYEVTRTILNSLYAEVKQGLN; encoded by the exons ATGTGGGCTCAGTCAAGCAGTGGAGGACAAAAAATTTGTCGAAGATGTCTGAGGTTCATCAGATCAACACAAAGATATATCAGTCATCAAGAAACATGGACATCACCCAAGATAAGGAAGGCTTTTGTAGACTTTTTCAAGGAGAATTATGATCACCAGATTATTCCTTCTTCGTCAATTATTCCTGTAAAAGACGGTGGAACATATTTCACAAATGCTGGAATGAATCAA ttCAAGCCAATTTTCCTGGAAAGTGTTGATCCCAACAGCAAGATGGCTCACTACAAAAGAGTGACTAACCACCAAAAGTGTATTAGAGTTGGGGGTAAACATAATGATCTGGAGACTGTGGGAAAAGATCTTTATCACCATACTTTCTTTGAAATGTTAGGAAGTTGGTCTTTTGGTGATTATTTTAAG GAGGAGGCATGTGCCATGGCGCTAGAGCTGTTAACTAAAGTTTATGGCCTGCCAGTTTCTCGTCTGTATTTTACATACTTCAGTGGTGATGCCAAACTTGGGCTGCATCCAGACCTAGAAACCAAAAATATATGGCAGAGTTTAGG CATACCTCAGAAGCGTGTCCTGCCTTTCTACATGGAGGACAACTTTTGGGACATGGGTAAGACAGGACCATGTGGTCCTTGTACGGAGATTCACTACGACCACACAGGGGATGGAACCGGAGTACACCTCGTCAATAGGGGCTCCCCACAGGTTGTGGAGATCTGGAATCTAGTCTTCATGCAGTATAACAG GTGTGAAGATTCCACTCTAACAAACCTTCAACGACATCATGTAGATACTGGGATGGGTCTGGAGAGGATTGCTGCTGTTCTTCAAAACACAGAGTCTAACTACAACACTGACCTCTTCTATCCTATATTTGATGCCATTGCGAAG GAGACAAAGATGCAACCTTACCAGGGTTTGGTAGGAGAACAAGACAAGGGAGGGATTGATACTGCCTACAGGATTGTAGCCGATCATATTCGCATGTCATCCATATCCATCAGTGACAATCTATTGCCCAATAGAGCTGGTCTTGG GTTAACCCTGAGATATGTCATGTCACAGTGTTTCCATCAGGCCTACCAGGTATTAGGAATGCCCCATGGCTCGGTGTCTGGGCTGGTGGATGTTGTTGTTGACAGTCTG GGAGAGGCCTACCCAGAACTACAAAAAAATCACTCAAAG attagaaatattacaaaagaCACAGAAAAGTGGTATACAAGTTTAGTTTCCAGTTCAGAAAAGGCTTTCAGCAGATTTGTTAAGAAGACTTCAAGCAAGAGGGATCATAACAATTTGTCAG tTGAAGACATGATGAACCTTCACAAAGGAAAATACGGTAGCAAAGTTCCACTCACCATTATGCAAGAAATTGCTGTGAAACAAGGATACTCATTGGATGATGTCGCCTTTCAGGAAGCCATTATACAAGAACAAGAGTTAGAT CATAATTCTGAGAAAAAAGACACACTGAAGTTAAATAGAAGTATGATAGAATCTCTACAACAACGAGGCATTCCCTGCACTGATGACAGTTTCAAATATAGCTACTCATCCAATGGAGGCAAATATG CATTCCTTGATGATTTAAAGTGCAGTGTACTAGGACTTGTAGATGGTGAAGGCTTTGTGGATGAGATTGGTGCTGATGTTCAATGTGGAGTCATTGTTGACAAAAGCATGTTTTATAGTGAAGCTGGTGGCCAAACCGCAGACATTGGCTACATTAAGACGGAG CATGGATCCTTTAAGGTAGAGGATGTGCAGTCATTTGATGGCTATGTGTTGCACATTGGGCGTGTTGAGAATGGAAACCTCAGTCTGGGTGAGACTGTGTCACAGATGATCGACCAG AAACATAGGTTGGGATGTATGAGAAACCATACAGCTACACACCTATTGTTAGCAGCATTGCGTAAGATCATGGATACCAACATTGAACAGGCTGGTTCCAGCATCTACCCCGATAGCTTCTCATTTGACTTCACTACACCT GTTAAGATGGAATCTGACCATGTGACACAGGTAGAAGATGTAGTAAAGGAATCTATTCATAGGAATGAGCCAGTGGAGAGAAAAATGTATCCTCGAGATGTTGCTATGGAAATGGAGAACATTGTACCATTGAGGGATGAG GTTTATCCCTCGGATGTGTATGTGCTTAGTATAGGAAATTCTGGGTCTGAAAATCTGAGATCTACAGAGCTTTGTGGAGGAAC TCATGTCAGCAGTACTGGTGACATTGGAGATTTCTACATCACCTCAGTGATCAGGGCCAATCAGGCTACAAAGAGAATATATGCTGTAACAGGGCAACACACACAACAg GTTTATGAAACAGGAAAGAGGGCACTGGAGTTACTCCAGAAGGTCAAGTCTGAAATTAATGACAAAGACAAAATCAAAGACCTTAATGAATGTGTCCAAGAACTCAATGATATG TTTGGTTTAGTTATGCCAAAAGTAATGAGAGACCAAGTTTATCCAGAATTACCACAGCTGTCAAGGCACTTGTCCGGCCTAGAATCGGAACGGCTTACTGCTAATGCCCAACAG GTTATTACTAAAGTAATTGAAGCCCAGCAACATTCAAGTTTTGTTCTATGCAGAAGTGATTTAAGAAAAGAGAAGCAG GGTATCAAGCTGTTACTCAGACAGGCAGACGTAGACAAACCTTTATGTCTGGTATCGGATCTGCAGGACTCCATCTTCATAGCTGTAACAGGCCCTAGG ACTTGTTCAAGGGAGATGAAGGATGTTGTAGATAAAGTGATGAAAACTTACAGCTGTGGAACCATGTTTGCTCAGAGTAAAAAGGACAGACAATTATATTCTACTGATCTGAAAAAACATCTGATGACCGCAGAAGAAGCTGATGTGGAGAAAGTGTATGAAGTTACTAGAACTATATTGAATTCTCTTTATGCAGAAGTTAAACAAGGACTAAACTAA